Proteins from one Mesorhizobium sp. M9A.F.Ca.ET.002.03.1.2 genomic window:
- a CDS encoding ABC transporter permease, translating into MTLLSAPVEYVPTGRLRISDLPRLARRHRLVAIGGGLLALLIVLALAAPLYAGDPLNMDPFKRLQPPSAEMWFGSDNLGRDVFARTVFGTRISLMVGLTSAVGAALGGALIGVLAGYNRTFDNMVMRVMDGLMSIPTILLAIALISLTGPGIGILIVAITIPQLPSVARLVRSAVLSVRERPYVEAALCGGARMPKVLWRHILPSTIPPLMVQSAIICADAILTEAGLSFLGAGVPPEIPSWGNMISSSRLYLAIAPMTVFAPGICLAVMVLAVNLLGDGLRDLFDPRSKRRR; encoded by the coding sequence ATGACGCTCCTCTCCGCACCAGTTGAATACGTCCCGACGGGTCGCCTGCGAATATCTGACCTTCCCCGTCTGGCAAGGCGGCATCGCCTGGTCGCCATCGGCGGCGGCCTCTTAGCTCTGTTAATCGTTTTAGCCCTCGCTGCCCCGCTTTACGCCGGCGATCCATTAAACATGGATCCATTCAAACGCCTTCAGCCGCCTTCGGCCGAGATGTGGTTCGGTAGTGACAATTTGGGCCGTGACGTATTCGCACGGACGGTGTTCGGCACCCGGATATCCCTTATGGTCGGATTGACGTCGGCGGTGGGCGCGGCCTTGGGCGGCGCTCTGATAGGTGTCCTCGCCGGCTACAACCGGACCTTTGATAATATGGTCATGCGGGTCATGGACGGGCTTATGTCGATCCCGACGATTCTGCTGGCCATCGCTCTTATTTCTCTGACAGGGCCTGGCATCGGTATCCTCATCGTCGCCATCACGATCCCCCAGTTACCAAGCGTTGCACGGCTGGTTCGTTCGGCGGTTCTGAGTGTTCGGGAGCGTCCGTATGTGGAGGCGGCCCTCTGCGGCGGGGCCCGCATGCCGAAAGTGCTGTGGCGGCACATCCTGCCAAGCACCATTCCGCCGCTTATGGTGCAGAGCGCCATAATCTGCGCAGATGCGATTCTGACAGAGGCCGGCCTGAGCTTCCTGGGCGCGGGCGTGCCGCCCGAGATTCCGAGCTGGGGCAACATGATTTCAAGCTCTCGACTGTATCTCGCTATCGCCCCAATGACGGTTTTCGCCCCCGGTATCTGCCTTGCTGTCATGGTCCTTGCCGTTAACCTGCTCGGGGATGGCTTGCGCGACCTGTTCGATCCCCGTTCAAAGCGGAGACGTTGA